The Strix aluco isolate bStrAlu1 chromosome 23, bStrAlu1.hap1, whole genome shotgun sequence DNA window TTTGGGGTGTTCTATTGACGGGGAGACTCGGCCCCCCCCAACCCGGGGCCCCCCCCAGACCCGGGGAGCCCCCCGCAGCCGTTAAACCCCCTGGATGAGTCCAGCTGCTGGAGGCgtcttttagttaaaaaaacaaaaaaaaagaacaaaaagggaaaaaatcaccCAACAaatgggggtgtgtgtgctggATTCCtgcaccccctttttttttatggGGGGGTCACACCAAGGAGCCAGCTCGGCTCTGCGCCGGCACCATGACGGGGACGGCGCCCGCCCGTGCCAGGGTGGAGGGGGGCAACGCCCCCCCCGGGGGGTCCTGGCGGCGTTGGGGGGCCCCGTtaacggcggggggggggggagagggtgGGGGTGCAcggcccccggcggggcggggggggtccccGGGAGCTGCCGGTGAGGATGGAGGCGGTGTCGGAGGGGGGGTTGGCGCCGTGGGGTCTCTCCCGGGCGATGGAGGACGAGGTGCTGGTTTTGGAGATGGTGTCCGGAGCCGGGCTGCGGGCCCACGAGGGCGTCTTGGGCGCCACGGCGTCTTCCCTGCCGGGGGGGGACCACAGCCCCGTCAGGCCCCTCCCCGGCatccgccccccgcccgcccccccaaAAAGAGCGACGGGGACCCCGAGGTTCTGCAGAGCTCCTCGACCCCAAAGCGGGGGCCAAGAGGGAACGGGGggaaaacagagatggaaaatgcCCCTGTTGACTCTGAAACCTAATGATGACTGGCCAGAGATGGAAACCTCCTACTCCTctgttaactctgaaacctaatgATGACTGGCCAGAGATGGAAACCTCCTACCCCTctgttaactctgaaacctagTGATGACTGGCCAGAGATGGAAACCTCCCCACCCCCTCTCTTAACCCTGAAACCTAGTGATGACTGACCAGAGATGGAAACCTCCTCCCCCCCctgttaactctgaaacctagTGATGACTGGCCAGAGATGGaaacctcctcctccccctgttaactctgaaacctagTGATGACTGGCCAGAGATGGAAACCTCCCCACCCCCTctgttaactctgaaacctagTGATGACTGGCCAGAGATGGAAACCTCCCCACCCCCTctgttaactctgaaacctagTGATGACTGGCCAGAGATGGAAACCTCCCCACCCCCTctgttaactctgaaacctagTGATGACTGGCCAGTGATGGAAACCTCCCCACCCCCTctgttaactctgaaacctagTGATGACTGGCCAGTGATGGaaacctcctcctcccccccgtTAACCCTGAAGCCTAGCAATGACGATTTAAACCTCCTCGGTGAGAGGGGCATCTCACTTGATCTCGTTGGCTGCTTCTTCCTGGCTGTCACGTTTTTTCCTCCGGTAGCCAACCACACGGCGGGCGAAGAAGACAACGGTGGCGAGGGCGCCCAGGGAACCCAACACAGCACCGGCGATGACGGCTTTGGTGCTAGCTGgcggagagagacagagaggcgGCGGGGGGAAGGTCACCTCCCCCCTTATCCCCCCAGGGGACACCACGGGGACCAGGGGACACCACGGGGaccgtgtgtgtgtcccccccccaccctgccccggcCCTGTGGACACGTACTCACTTGAGTGCACCTCCAGGACGATGCTGCACTCGGCCGAACCCGCTTGGTTTTCGGCCACGCAGACGTAGACGCCCGACAAGTCCAGGGAGAGGTTGGTCAGCTTGAGGGTGCCCCTGGCCCGGTCTGAGGGCGAGAAATTTGGGTGCTGCCCTGCGGCCACCCgcccccaatccccccacctccttGTGCGGGCGGAGTTAAGGGGACAGTCCCCTGCCTGCTCAGGCAGCAAGGACAGGAATGGGCAGAGTTAAGGGGATGAAGCCGAAAGCGTCCCACAGACGGAGCCTCCCGGGATTttccagccccctccccgctccccaaTTCCCCACCCTGGTGCCACCTTACCCTGGGCGGGGGGGAAGAAGACCTGCAGGGTGGGGGCCGTGCGCTGCCACTGGTAGGCGGGTGAGGGCTTCCCCTTCTCGGAGGTGCAGCTCAAGGTGACGTTGGCTCCCACGGCAGGGTCACCGTGCAGGCGGCAggcggggggggccggcggcACTGCGGGCACTGACGTTAGTCCCGAGGGGACATCACGGGGTGGGGTGTTGGAGGAGCCGGGGTGACCGGCGGAGCCTTACCCAGGACGGTGAGGTTGATGATGCCGACGTTCTTGCCTGTGCTGGTGGCGTCGTCCACCACGTTGACGGTGCACATGTACTGGCCCGAGTCGCGCTCCCGGGTGGCGTTGATGATCAGCGAGATGTTGTGGGTGAGGACGGAGTGCAGGAAACCCACGCGGGACTTCAGCTCTGTCTCCTCCACCTTCGTCACCCCGTCCATGTAGGTCAGGATCTGCACGGGGGAAAACGTCCGCTTGGTCACCTCCGGATGGTGTCCCAAGTTTTGTGGAGTGGCTGTCGCTGCATGAGCTCCCACCATCCTCACCTGCCCCCAGCGTCCACGGCGCGGGAACCAGGGGCACCTCCTGATCATGGGCACCATGAGCATCCCCCCATCATGCGCATCTCCCCACCATGGGCACCACAAGTACCCCCCCCGTCATGGGCACCATGATCATCCCCCCACTGTGGGCATCTCTCCATCGTGGGCACCATGAGCATCCTCCTACTGAGGGCATCTCCCCATCATGGGCATCTCCCTGTGGTGGGCATCATGGGCACCTCCCCATCATGGGCACCGTGATCATTCCCCCATCGCAGGCATCTCCCCATCGTGGGCATCTCCCTGTGGTGGGCACCATGGGCACCTCCCCATCATGGGCACCAAGATCATCTCCCCATCATGGGCACCACAAGCACCTTCCCCTTGCAGACACCACAGGCATGACCTCATTGTGGGCACCTATAGATCACCATGAGCATCCCCCCAAAAAGGGCACCTCCCCATCATGAGCACCATGAGCCTGATTCCATGGTGGGCACCTCCCCATGGTGGGCACCATGAGCTTCACCCCATCATGAGCACTGCCTCATCATGGGCACCATGAGCTTCGTCCCATCATGGGCACCATGGGCACCTCCCCATGGTGGGCACCTCCCCATGGTGGGCACCATGAGCTTCACCCCATCGTGGGCACATCCCCATCGTGGGCACCATGAGCTTGATTCCATTGTGGGCACCTCCCCATGATGGGCACCATGAGCTTCACCCCATCATGGGCACTGCCTCATGATGGGCACCATGAACTTCACCCCATTGTGGGCACCACGGGCACCTCCCCATGGTGGGCACCTCCCCATGGTGGGCACCACGAGCAGCTCCCCATTGTAGGCACCATGGGTATGTCTCCATCATGGGCATCTACCCATCATAGGTACCGTGGGTACCACCCATCATGGGCACCTCCCCCATTGTGGGCATCTCCCCACAGTGGGCATCTCCACATGGTGGGCTACCCGAGCTTTTTCCCATCATGGGCACTTCCCCATTGTGCTCACCATGATCTTGCTTCCATTGTGGGTACCTCACCCTCACGGGCACCATGGGCACCTCCCCATGATGGGCATCATCAGCTTCACCCCATCATGAGCACTGCCTCATCATGGGCACCATGAGCTTCACCCCATCGTGGGCATCTCCCCATCGTGGGCATCATGGGCACCTCCCCATGGTGGGCACCATGAGCTTCACCCCATCACAAGCACTGCCTCATCATGGGCACCATGAGCTTCGTCCCATCATGGGCACCTCCCCATGGTTGGCACCTCCCCATGGTGGGCACCATGGGCTTCACCCCATCATGAGCACTGCCTCATCATGGGCACCATGAGCTTCACCCCATTGTGGGCATCTCCCCATTGTGGGCATCATGGGCACCTCCCCATCATGGGCACCTCCCCATCGTGGGCACCATGAGCTTCACCCCATTGTGGGCATCTCCCCATTGTGGACATCATGGGCACCTCCCCATCACGGACACCATGAGCACCTTCCCATTGTGGGCATCTCCCCATGATGGGCACCAGGAGCTTCCCCCCATCACAGCCACCACCCCACGGTGAGCACCATGAGCACCCCCCTGACCATGGCCACCTCCTGGCTCGTCGCCCTCCCTCCCCCACCACAGCCCCTCCCCACCGCTCACCTGGAAGGGGTCAGCATCTTCCTTATCCAGCAGCCAGGTGATGTAGGGCTTCTTCTGGGAGTGGCTGGTGTACCAGGCGGGCAGCACCACTTGCTGCCCTTCCACGGAGAAGACCGACCCTGTCCCCACGCGCACCTCCAGCACCGCCGAGGAGACGCCTGCCCGCGGCCAGAGAGGGAAGAAAACGGGACGTGACTCAACCCCAGGTGCCGTTTTTTTGTAGAAACCCACTGATTGTTGCCAAACCTCCTTCTTCCCAAGGGAGAACCCAACAATCCCAGGTTATCGCCGGGCGGTTGGGCcgttcttcctctctcccccccacGGGAAGGGTTTTCCAGCTGCTCCGGAGGATGCCGGACAATGCTGTTCCCTCCCATCCCAATTTCCCCCCTGCCTGGGCTGGGAGAACCTCCGGCTGAAAATCCCCCTCTCCCCGGCAACCGCTGCCTCTCCCTGAGGGGCTCCAGTGGCCGGACACCCCCTTTTAGCTCAGGATTGGGGTACCCCCAGCCCTCCCCCACGCCGCTGCACCAGATCCTCCACTCCATGGGATTTATTGGGGGGGGAGCACCCATAGACACCTCACGagccctccccagcatccccGTTTTTTGCTGCCAGCGCTCAACTGGGAT harbors:
- the ESAM gene encoding LOW QUALITY PROTEIN: endothelial cell-selective adhesion molecule (The sequence of the model RefSeq protein was modified relative to this genomic sequence to represent the inferred CDS: deleted 1 base in 1 codon) yields the protein MVALPRAALALAALLGVSSAVLEVRVGTGSVFSVEGQQVVLPAWYTSHSQKKPYITWLLDKEDADPFQILTYMDGVTKVEETELKSRVGFLHSVLTHNISLIINATRERDSGQYMCTVNVVDDATSTGKNVGIINLTVLVPPAPPACRLHGDPAVGANVTLSCTSEKGKPSPAYQWQRTAPTLQVFFPPAQDRARGTLKLTNLSLDLSGVYVCVAENQAGSAECSIVLEVHSTSTKAVIAGAVLGSLGALATVVFFARRVVGYRRKKRDSQEEAANEIKEDAVAPKTPSWARSPAPDTISKTSTSSSIARERPHGANPPSDTASILTGSSRGPPPPAGGRAPPPSPPPPAVNGAPQRRQDPPGGALPPSTLARAGAVPVMVPAQSRAGSLV